One Pantoea trifolii DNA segment encodes these proteins:
- the mdtD gene encoding multidrug transporter subunit MdtD has translation MIRSARSMAGLPWIAAMAFFMQALDATILNTALPAIATSLERSPLAMQSAIISYTLTVAMLIPVSGWLADRFGTRKIFILAVSLFTLGSLACALSGSLSMLVVSRVVQGIGGAMMMPVARLALLRAYPRSELLPVLNFVTMPGLVGPILGPMLGGLLVTYASWHWIFLINIPIGIAGIFYARKYMPDFTTPKRRFDFLGFLLFGLGLVLISVGIELFGERVVLPWQAVLVLLSGIALLLLYIVHARRHPAPLINLPMFKTRTFSVGILGNIASRLGTGCIPFLMPLMLQVGFGYPALIAGCMMGPTAIGALLAKSTVTQVLHRFGYRHTLVGITIIIGILIATFSLQSPGGSVVMLLAALLILGMAMSTQFTAMNTITLADLNDENASGGNSVLAVTQQLSISFGVAVSAAVLRFYQDVEATTVAQFHATFLTMGVVTVLSAFTFMMLRPGDGRNLIANREKKKKSA, from the coding sequence ATGATTCGCTCCGCGCGCAGTATGGCCGGCTTGCCCTGGATCGCCGCCATGGCGTTTTTCATGCAAGCACTTGACGCCACCATCCTGAATACTGCGCTTCCTGCTATCGCCACCAGCCTTGAACGTTCTCCTTTAGCCATGCAATCCGCCATCATCAGTTACACGCTAACGGTGGCAATGCTGATCCCGGTGAGTGGCTGGTTGGCCGATCGCTTCGGCACACGCAAAATCTTCATTCTTGCCGTATCACTATTTACGCTGGGTTCGCTGGCCTGTGCCTTATCCGGGTCATTGAGCATGTTGGTGGTCTCGCGCGTGGTGCAGGGGATTGGCGGAGCGATGATGATGCCCGTCGCGCGCCTGGCGCTGTTACGCGCTTATCCGCGCAGTGAACTGCTGCCGGTGTTGAACTTCGTTACCATGCCGGGTTTAGTGGGGCCGATTCTGGGCCCAATGCTCGGCGGGTTGTTAGTGACCTACGCCAGCTGGCACTGGATATTCCTCATCAACATTCCCATCGGTATCGCCGGCATCTTCTATGCGCGCAAATATATGCCGGACTTCACGACACCAAAACGCCGCTTCGACTTTTTAGGCTTCCTGCTGTTTGGTTTGGGTTTGGTGTTGATCTCGGTCGGCATCGAACTGTTTGGCGAACGCGTGGTGTTGCCGTGGCAAGCGGTGTTGGTGCTGTTGAGCGGCATTGCATTACTTCTTCTCTATATAGTGCACGCACGTCGTCATCCGGCACCGCTGATTAATCTGCCAATGTTTAAAACCCGCACCTTCTCGGTCGGCATCCTTGGCAACATCGCTTCGCGTCTGGGAACCGGCTGCATTCCATTCCTGATGCCGCTGATGTTGCAAGTGGGCTTTGGTTATCCTGCGCTGATTGCCGGTTGCATGATGGGACCGACAGCGATTGGCGCGCTGCTGGCGAAATCCACTGTGACGCAAGTGCTGCATCGCTTCGGTTATCGCCATACGCTGGTGGGTATCACCATCATCATTGGCATATTGATCGCCACCTTCTCACTGCAATCGCCGGGTGGCAGCGTGGTGATGTTGCTGGCGGCACTGTTGATTCTGGGGATGGCGATGTCAACGCAGTTCACCGCGATGAACACCATCACGCTGGCGGATTTAAATGATGAGAACGCCAGCGGCGGGAACAGTGTGCTGGCGGTAACGCAGCAGCTGTCGATCAGCTTTGGTGTGGCGGTGAGCGCCGCAGTGCTGCGTTTCTATCAGGATGTCGAGGCGACAACCGTCGCGCAATTCCACGCCACCTTCCTGACGATGGGCGTCGTCACGGTGTTGTCTGCCTTTACCTTTATGATGTTACGTCCGGGCGACGGCCGTAATCTAATCGCCAACCGCGAGAAAAAGAAGAAATCGGCTTAG
- the rbsR gene encoding ribose operon transcriptional repressor RbsR, translating to MKDVARLAGVSTSTVSHVINNNRFVSEQVREKVDQAIRELNYAPSALARSLKIKQTRTIGMLLTASSNPFYSEVVRGVENSCYERGYSLILCNTEGDEERMNRSLETLMQKRVDGLLMMCTETHLPSAEILNRYPSVPMVMMDWAPFEGRGDIIQDNALLGGELATQHLIDRGYTRIACIAGPQDKTPARLRLEGFHKAMANSGLSVPLGYVVDGDFEFQGGFNAMNQLLTLDTLPEAIFTSNDAMAVGVYHALFQAGLRVPQDIAVMGYDNIELARYLTPPLSTIHQPKDELGELAIDTLIHRMSDPDASQQTLVLTPELVERGSV from the coding sequence ATGAAAGATGTCGCCCGCCTGGCGGGCGTCTCGACCTCCACCGTTTCACACGTCATTAATAACAATCGCTTTGTCAGCGAGCAGGTGCGTGAAAAGGTGGATCAGGCGATTCGCGAGCTTAACTATGCGCCGTCCGCGCTGGCGCGCAGCCTGAAGATCAAACAAACCCGCACCATCGGCATGCTGCTGACCGCCAGCAGTAACCCGTTCTATTCCGAAGTGGTGCGTGGCGTGGAAAACAGCTGCTACGAACGCGGCTACAGCTTGATTCTGTGTAATACCGAAGGCGATGAAGAACGCATGAATCGCAGCCTTGAGACGCTGATGCAAAAGCGCGTCGATGGTTTGTTAATGATGTGCACCGAAACTCATCTGCCTTCAGCGGAGATCCTCAATCGTTATCCGTCGGTGCCGATGGTAATGATGGACTGGGCGCCTTTTGAAGGGCGCGGCGACATTATTCAGGATAATGCGCTGCTCGGCGGTGAGCTGGCAACTCAGCATCTGATCGATCGTGGGTATACGCGCATTGCCTGTATTGCTGGCCCGCAGGATAAAACCCCCGCGCGGTTGCGTCTTGAAGGTTTCCATAAGGCGATGGCCAACAGCGGATTATCGGTTCCGTTGGGTTATGTAGTTGATGGCGATTTTGAGTTTCAGGGCGGCTTCAACGCCATGAATCAACTGCTGACGCTGGATACGCTGCCAGAAGCGATATTTACCAGCAACGATGCGATGGCGGTTGGCGTCTATCACGCCTTGTTCCAGGCCGGATTGCGCGTGCCGCAGGATATTGCGGTGATGGGCTATGACAACATCGAGCTGGCGCGTTACCTGACGCCGCCGCTTAGCACTATCCATCAGCCGAAAGATGAGTTAGGCGAACTGGCGATTGATACCTTGATTCATCGTATGAGCGATCCCGACGCCAGTCAGCAAACGCTGGTGCTGACGCCGGAGCTGGTGGAACGCGGTTCGGTCTAA
- the rbsK gene encoding ribokinase, translating into MTTSAKLAVLGSINADHILNLAHFPRPGETVIGKQYQIAFGGKGANQAVAAGRAGADIAFIACVGADDIGERIRQQLQQDRIDTAPVETVADESTGVAMIFVNGEGENNIGIYSGANAALTPTRVAQHQQVIADADALLMQLESPLESVLAAAKIARAQQTQVILNPAPATALSDELLALIDIITPNETEAEILTGIAVKSDEDAARAAAALHAKGIDTVLITLGRRGVWLSEQGNGVRIPGFSVQAIDTIAAGDTFNGAFITARLEGMPMHDAVRFAHAAAAIAVTRPGAQPSVPWRTEIDAFLQQQG; encoded by the coding sequence ATGACCACAAGCGCAAAACTGGCCGTTCTCGGCAGCATTAATGCCGATCACATCCTTAACCTCGCCCACTTTCCACGTCCGGGCGAAACGGTGATCGGGAAACAGTATCAAATTGCCTTTGGCGGCAAAGGGGCCAATCAGGCGGTGGCTGCCGGTCGTGCCGGTGCAGACATTGCTTTTATTGCCTGCGTAGGCGCCGATGATATCGGCGAGCGCATTCGTCAGCAGTTGCAGCAAGACCGCATTGATACCGCACCGGTTGAAACCGTCGCTGATGAATCGACCGGTGTAGCGATGATCTTCGTGAATGGCGAAGGCGAAAATAATATCGGCATCTATTCCGGTGCCAATGCGGCGCTGACGCCGACTCGCGTTGCGCAGCACCAGCAAGTGATTGCCGATGCCGATGCGTTGCTGATGCAGCTGGAATCTCCGCTGGAAAGCGTTCTGGCCGCCGCGAAGATTGCCCGCGCGCAGCAGACGCAAGTGATCCTGAATCCCGCACCGGCCACCGCGCTCTCAGATGAGCTGCTCGCGCTTATCGACATCATCACGCCAAATGAAACCGAAGCAGAAATTCTCACCGGCATTGCGGTGAAGAGCGATGAAGATGCCGCGCGTGCTGCTGCGGCATTGCATGCCAAAGGTATCGATACCGTGTTAATCACTTTAGGCCGTCGCGGTGTGTGGCTGAGTGAGCAAGGCAACGGCGTGCGCATTCCGGGCTTCAGCGTGCAGGCCATCGATACTATTGCGGCGGGAGATACCTTCAACGGGGCGTTTATTACCGCACGTCTGGAAGGTATGCCAATGCACGATGCCGTACGTTTCGCCCATGCCGCCGCTGCGATTGCGGTGACGCGTCCGGGCGCGCAGCCCTCAGTGCCGTGGCGCACTGAGATCGACGCTTTCCTGCAGCAACAGGGCTAA